In the genome of Hymenobacter taeanensis, one region contains:
- a CDS encoding thioredoxin family protein, whose product MKKLLPFLAACLVLALSSFIVLRPVAAGYQVGDKATDFKLKNVDGKMVSLADNKTAKGYIVVFTCNTCPYAQAYESRILALHQKYARQGYPVVAINPNDPAVAPGDSFADMQKRAKAKQYAFPYLQDETQQIAKAYGATRTPHLYVLTRQGNDFIVSYIGAIDDNSEDASQVKTKYLENAMTDIIAGKPASVNSTKAIGCTIKWKRA is encoded by the coding sequence ATGAAAAAGCTACTTCCTTTTCTGGCTGCTTGTCTGGTGTTGGCGCTGAGCAGCTTCATCGTACTTCGGCCGGTGGCGGCGGGGTATCAGGTGGGCGATAAAGCCACCGATTTTAAGCTCAAGAATGTGGACGGCAAGATGGTGTCGTTGGCCGATAACAAGACGGCCAAGGGCTACATTGTGGTGTTTACTTGCAATACCTGCCCCTACGCCCAGGCCTACGAGAGCCGCATACTGGCCCTGCACCAGAAGTACGCCCGCCAGGGCTACCCGGTAGTAGCCATTAACCCTAATGACCCCGCCGTAGCGCCCGGCGACTCCTTCGCCGATATGCAGAAGCGGGCCAAGGCGAAGCAGTATGCCTTTCCGTATCTGCAAGACGAAACTCAGCAGATTGCTAAAGCCTACGGCGCCACCCGCACGCCCCATCTCTACGTGCTCACCCGACAGGGCAATGACTTTATAGTGAGCTACATCGGAGCCATCGACGACAACTCCGAGGATGCCAGCCAGGTGAAAACCAAGTACCTGGAAAACGCCATGACCGACATCATAGCTGGTAAGCCGGCCTCCGTAAATTCTACCAAGGCAATAGGCTGCACCATCAAATGGAAGCGCGCCTAG
- a CDS encoding nuclear transport factor 2 family protein yields MKKLLFSCLLLPATCSTFAQTTPAAEKEAVKKTIQLFFDGMRKGDSTLLRTTLAPGAVFHTIYTRNGQTTLRPESPSAFLKSVATPHKEVYDERITFDKILIDANLASVWTPYEFYLGNTFSHCGYNSFQLVKLTDGWKIAHIIDTRRKEKCK; encoded by the coding sequence ATGAAAAAACTGCTCTTCTCCTGCCTGCTGCTCCCGGCAACGTGTAGCACCTTTGCCCAAACCACACCCGCAGCTGAAAAGGAGGCCGTTAAGAAAACTATTCAGTTATTTTTTGATGGTATGCGCAAGGGCGACAGCACCCTGCTCCGGACCACCCTAGCTCCGGGGGCGGTGTTTCATACCATATACACCCGCAACGGCCAAACCACGCTGCGCCCCGAGAGCCCCTCCGCCTTCCTGAAATCGGTGGCCACGCCGCACAAGGAGGTGTATGATGAGCGCATCACCTTTGATAAGATCTTGATTGACGCTAATTTGGCCAGCGTCTGGACGCCCTATGAGTTTTACCTGGGCAACACCTTCAGCCACTGCGGCTATAACTCCTTCCAGCTCGTGAAGCTCACCGATGGCTGGAAAATTGCCCACATCATCGACACCCGCCGCAAGGAGAAGTGTAAGTAG
- the ispG gene encoding (E)-4-hydroxy-3-methylbut-2-enyl-diphosphate synthase, translating to MNKTYCPSLTEYKRRLSREVQLGDLPMGGLNPIRVQSMTTVDTMDTLGSVEQTLRMVEAGCEYVRITAPSVKEAQNLLEIKKELRKRGCNVPLIADIHFTPNAAELAARIVEKVRVNPGNYADKKKFDIIEYTDATYAAEVERIRERFRPLVQICKQYGTAMRIGTNHGSLSDRILSRYGDTPLGMVESALEFLRLCEEENYYNVVLSMKASNTQVMVQAYRLLVQKLDAEGLQPYPLHLGVTEAGEAEDGRIKSAVGIGTLLEDGLGDTVRVSLTEAPEAEAPVAKALIDRYTNRAAEAKPITPLAADFAAVVVNNAAIGQSETAAVAENDANLSPIDPFQYHRRATREVLNIGGQNVPRVMADLSRLPGLEYADLRAVGHLYSAFLDKFQMNDLGADYVYSGQRPIPFMLPNGLKEVVDFSAWVDGGQRPDHFPVFTQVEFATAEVRHPELNFVFHNLASLTEEALSQLHADATAVVILYTDNAHAMPEIRRAFFRLINKQITNPVIINRQYPVLTPEQTQLYAATDVGGLLLDGLGDGVVLSTELLLERSKEEWLQTLDQLNQLSFGILQAARTRMSKTEYISCPSCGRTLFDLQETTAMIRKRTDHLKGVKIGIMGCIVNGPGEMADADYGYVGVGKGKIALYRGQEVIKKSVPEEQAVDQLIDLMREDGKWIEPVVLEEPVIG from the coding sequence ATGAACAAAACGTATTGCCCCAGCCTTACTGAGTATAAGCGCCGCCTCAGCCGGGAAGTCCAGCTCGGCGACCTGCCCATGGGTGGCCTCAACCCCATTCGGGTGCAGAGCATGACCACCGTTGACACCATGGACACGCTGGGCTCAGTGGAGCAGACGCTGCGCATGGTGGAAGCGGGCTGCGAGTACGTGCGCATCACAGCGCCCAGCGTGAAGGAGGCTCAGAACCTGCTGGAAATCAAGAAGGAGCTGCGCAAGCGCGGCTGCAACGTGCCCCTCATTGCCGACATCCACTTCACGCCCAACGCCGCTGAGCTGGCCGCCCGCATCGTGGAAAAGGTGCGCGTGAACCCCGGCAACTACGCCGACAAGAAGAAGTTCGACATCATTGAGTACACCGACGCTACCTACGCCGCCGAGGTGGAGCGCATTCGGGAGCGGTTCCGACCGCTGGTGCAGATCTGCAAGCAGTACGGCACCGCCATGCGCATCGGTACCAACCACGGCTCCCTGTCCGACCGGATTCTGAGCCGTTACGGCGACACGCCGCTGGGCATGGTGGAGTCGGCGCTGGAGTTTTTGCGCCTTTGTGAGGAGGAGAACTATTACAATGTGGTGCTGAGCATGAAGGCCAGCAACACGCAGGTAATGGTACAGGCCTACCGCCTGCTGGTGCAGAAGCTCGACGCAGAAGGCCTGCAGCCCTACCCGCTGCACCTGGGTGTAACGGAAGCCGGCGAAGCCGAGGACGGCCGCATCAAAAGCGCCGTGGGCATCGGCACACTGCTGGAAGATGGCCTCGGCGACACCGTGCGCGTGTCGCTCACCGAAGCCCCTGAAGCCGAAGCCCCCGTGGCTAAAGCCCTGATTGACCGCTACACTAACCGTGCCGCCGAAGCCAAACCTATTACCCCGCTGGCCGCTGATTTTGCTGCAGTAGTGGTTAACAACGCGGCCATAGGCCAGTCAGAAACGGCGGCAGTAGCAGAGAATGATGCCAATCTGTCGCCGATTGATCCGTTCCAGTACCACCGCCGCGCTACCCGCGAGGTGCTGAACATAGGAGGGCAGAACGTGCCCCGCGTGATGGCCGACCTTTCGCGCCTGCCGGGCCTGGAGTACGCCGACCTGCGCGCCGTAGGCCACTTGTACTCAGCCTTCCTCGACAAGTTCCAGATGAACGACCTTGGGGCCGACTACGTGTACTCCGGCCAGCGCCCGATTCCGTTCATGCTGCCTAATGGCCTGAAGGAAGTAGTAGACTTCTCGGCCTGGGTGGATGGTGGTCAGCGCCCCGACCACTTCCCGGTGTTCACTCAGGTTGAATTTGCCACCGCCGAAGTCCGGCATCCGGAGCTGAACTTCGTGTTTCACAACCTGGCCTCACTGACTGAGGAGGCGCTGAGCCAGTTGCACGCTGATGCCACGGCGGTTGTTATTCTCTATACCGATAACGCCCACGCCATGCCGGAAATCCGGCGGGCGTTCTTCCGGCTCATCAACAAGCAGATTACCAACCCGGTCATCATCAATCGGCAGTACCCTGTGCTCACGCCCGAGCAAACCCAGCTCTACGCCGCTACCGATGTGGGTGGCCTACTGCTCGATGGCCTCGGCGACGGGGTAGTACTGAGCACCGAGCTGTTGCTAGAGCGCAGCAAAGAGGAGTGGCTCCAGACCTTGGACCAGCTCAACCAGCTTAGCTTCGGGATTTTGCAGGCGGCCCGCACGCGCATGTCCAAAACCGAGTACATCAGCTGCCCCAGCTGCGGCCGTACCCTGTTTGATCTGCAGGAAACCACCGCCATGATTCGCAAGCGCACCGACCACCTGAAGGGCGTGAAAATCGGCATCATGGGCTGCATCGTGAACGGTCCCGGCGAAATGGCCGATGCCGACTACGGCTACGTGGGCGTGGGAAAAGGCAAAATTGCCCTCTACCGCGGCCAGGAAGTCATCAAAAAGTCTGTACCCGAAGAGCAAGCCGTAGACCAGCTCATTGACCTCATGCGTGAGGATGGCAAGTGGATTGAGCCGGTGGTATTAGAAGAGCCGGTAATAGGTTGA
- a CDS encoding TlpA disulfide reductase family protein yields the protein MKQLKFLALAAVLLFAVPGLAQQVTVIKLPELQKRLSRQNDTTYVVNFWATWCAPCVKELPHFDQLTTTYANQKVKVLLVSMDYASQLDKKVKPFVAKRGLKSEVVLLNEPDPNSWMDKVDSRWTGAIPFTILVNSAKKKRATFEQELTAAELNKQVQAFMK from the coding sequence ATGAAGCAATTGAAATTCCTTGCGCTGGCCGCTGTCCTCTTGTTTGCAGTGCCTGGCCTGGCGCAGCAAGTCACGGTTATAAAGCTGCCGGAGCTGCAGAAGCGTCTGAGCCGCCAGAACGACACTACTTATGTAGTGAACTTCTGGGCTACCTGGTGCGCCCCCTGCGTGAAAGAGCTGCCTCACTTCGATCAGCTAACTACAACGTATGCTAACCAGAAAGTAAAAGTGCTGCTGGTAAGCATGGACTACGCCTCCCAACTCGATAAGAAAGTAAAGCCCTTCGTGGCGAAGCGGGGCCTGAAGTCGGAAGTGGTGCTCCTGAACGAGCCGGACCCAAACTCCTGGATGGACAAAGTAGACTCTAGATGGACGGGAGCAATACCGTTTACCATCCTGGTAAACAGCGCCAAAAAGAAACGGGCCACCTTCGAGCAGGAACTTACGGCGGCCGAGCTGAACAAGCAGGTACAGGCCTTTATGAAATAG
- a CDS encoding epimerase → MKLRVIVTGATGMVGEGVLLECLGHHEVEQVLSVSRKPSGLTHPKLREILHSDFQNISPIADQLTGYNACFFCLGVSSVGMKEPEYRRLTYDLTLHFAQALLPRNPELTFCYISGAGTDGTLQSRQMWARVKGETENALLQLGFQDAYMFRPGFLRATEGQQHVLSYYKYFGWLFPVLRAVAPNYASTLAELGQAMIRVTQRGYLRKVLEVPDIVLLGKR, encoded by the coding sequence ATGAAACTACGCGTAATTGTAACCGGGGCCACCGGGATGGTGGGAGAGGGTGTGCTACTTGAATGCCTAGGTCACCACGAGGTGGAGCAGGTGCTGTCTGTTAGCCGCAAGCCTAGCGGCCTCACGCACCCCAAACTGCGGGAAATTTTGCACAGTGACTTTCAGAATATCAGCCCAATTGCTGACCAGCTCACGGGCTACAACGCCTGCTTTTTCTGCTTGGGCGTATCGTCAGTAGGCATGAAGGAGCCGGAGTACCGCCGCCTCACCTACGACCTGACCCTGCACTTTGCCCAAGCGCTGCTGCCGCGCAACCCCGAGCTTACGTTCTGCTACATCTCAGGGGCGGGTACTGATGGCACCCTGCAAAGCCGCCAGATGTGGGCACGGGTGAAAGGCGAAACCGAAAATGCCTTGCTGCAGTTGGGCTTCCAGGATGCTTATATGTTCCGGCCGGGGTTTTTGCGCGCTACTGAGGGCCAGCAGCACGTACTATCATACTACAAGTATTTCGGCTGGCTGTTTCCGGTGCTGCGGGCCGTTGCGCCTAACTACGCATCTACGCTCGCGGAGCTAGGCCAGGCCATGATACGGGTAACGCAGCGCGGCTACCTGCGCAAGGTGCTGGAAGTGCCCGATATTGTGCTGCTTGGGAAACGCTAA
- a CDS encoding glycosyltransferase encodes MHLYLINDGSPAVTAADVQFLQERRPHFTSRPYPINRGKGYALRTGLEQVKERIGLFTDSDFSL; translated from the coding sequence GTGCACCTGTACCTTATCAATGATGGCAGCCCCGCCGTTACGGCTGCCGATGTACAGTTTCTGCAAGAGCGGCGGCCGCACTTCACCTCCCGCCCATACCCCATTAACCGGGGTAAGGGCTATGCACTGCGCACCGGCTTGGAGCAGGTGAAAGAACGTATTGGTTTGTTTACCGACAGTGATTTTTCCCTATGA